Proteins from one Kwoniella shivajii chromosome 1, complete sequence genomic window:
- a CDS encoding threonine ammonia-lyase, biosynthetic, whose protein sequence is MVAANGLAIPTGVNGNSASTSSHSFSKSPPSHMEYTSSAPFPPPSSKHDDNEEIPSHLYEKLPSHLLEDNGKGFKVPDYLRMILMSKVYSAPLNLKETPLTLAVNLSARLGNEIWLKREDLQPVFSFKIRGAYNMMACLSEEEKKKGVVTCSAGNHAQGVALSSNALNIPAIVVMPVSTPSIKWRNVQRLGAKVVLHGRDFDEAKTECSRLEKEKGLTFIPPFDDPYVVAGQGTIAMEICRQVTDADKLSGIFGAVGGGGMIAGISAYIKRVAAPTVKVIGVETVDADALDKSLKKGKRVTLDEVGPFADGTAVRIVGEEPFRVCKDNVDGVVLVNNDEICAAIKDVFEETRSVPEPSGALALAGLKAYISRNNLVGANKRFVAVISGGNMNFGRLRFVAERAEIGERREVLVSIKVAEKPGSFLKFHSLLGERAVTEFTYRYSSQETGYIICSFILSCASSSASGPTHEARQKEINELFEMLKKEGIEATDLSEDEFSKSHVRHLVGGRSDVEDERLFRFEFPERPGALGNFLRGMKSDWNISMFHYRNHGADVGKVLIGVQVPRDSYDGFGEFLDDLGYVYVEETQNPAYTSLLRHQ, encoded by the exons ATGGTAGCTGCGAACGG CCTTGCCATACCCACGGGGGTCAACGGTAATTCCGCATCCACATCTTCCCACTCGTTctccaaatcacctccatcaCACATGGAatacacatcatcagctccGTTTCCACCTCCATCATCGAAACACGATGACAACGAGGAAATCCCTTCTCATTTATACGAGAAATTGCCTAGTCATCTATTGGAAGATAATGGGAAAGGTTTTAAAGTGCCTGACTACTTgaggatgatattgatgt CCAAAGTGTATTCTGCTCCCCTTAATCTGAAAGAGACTCCCTTGACTTTGGCAGTCAATCTATCTGCAAGACTTGGTAATGAA ATATGGCTCAAACGTGAAGACCTTCAACCTGTTTTCTCATTCAAGATTCGGGGAGCGTATAATATGATGGCTTGTTTGagtgaagaggagaaaaagaaaggtgTGGTAACATGTAGTGCAG GTAACCACGCTCAAGGAGTAGCATTATCTAGTAACGCTCTGAACATTCCAGCAATAGTCGTTATGCCTGTCTCTACACCATCTATCAAATGGCGTAATGTTCAACGCTTGGGAGCTAAAGTCGTATTGCATGGAAGAGATTTCGATGAAGCGAAGACTGAATGTAGTCGACTagaaaaagagaagggaTTGACATTCATTCCaccatttgatgatccaTATGTTGTGGCTGGACAAGGAACAATAGCAATGGAGATTTGTCGTCAAGTCACGGATGCAGATAAGTTGTCAGGTATATTTGGTGCTGtcggtggaggaggtatgaTAGctggtatatcagcttatatcAAGCGTGTGGCTGCACCAACAGTAAAAGTTATAGGAGTAGAAACTGTCGATGCGGATGCTTTAGACAAGAGTctgaaaaaaggtaaaagagtTACATTAGATGAAGTTGGTCCATTCGCAGATGGAACTGCAGTGAGAATAGTTGGAGAAGAACCTTTTAGAGTATGCAAAGACAATGTAGATGGTGTTGTTCTGGTaaataatgatgaaatctgcgcagctatcaaagatgtcttcgaag AAACACGTTCCGTCCCAGAACCATCAGGGGCATTAGCTTTAGCGGGTCTGAAAGCTTATATATCGCGAAATAACCTCGTCGGAGCAAATAAACGATTCGTAGCTGTCATTTCTGGAGGTAACATGAATTTTGGCAGATTGAGATTCGTAGCTGAACGTGCGGAAAttggtgaaagaagagaagttttGGTTAGCATTAAAGTAGCTGAAAAACCTGGATC CTTCCTTAAATTCCATTCATTACTCGGAGAAAGAGCGGTGACAGAATTTACATATCGATATTCTTCTCAAGAAACCGGGTATATCATCTGTTCATTCATCTTATCGTGTGCATCGTCATCGGCATCTGGACCAACGCATGAAGCACGTCAAAAAGAGATCAACGAATTATTCGAAATGCTTAAGAAAGAAGGCATCGAAGCTACCGatttgagtgaagatgaattctcGAAATCACACGTGAGACATCTAGTGGGAGGAAGgagtgatgttgaagatgaacgtcTGTTCAGATTTG AATTCCCAGAACGACCCGGTGCATTAGGTAATTTCCTAAGAGGCATGAAATCAGATTGGAATATCTCAATGTTCCATTACCGAAATCATGGCGCTG ACGTTGGCAAAGTACTTATCGGTGTACAAGTTCCCCGAGATTCCTACGATGGCTTTGGAGAATTTTTAGATGATCTTGGATATGTTTACGTTGAGGAAACCCAAAACCCGGCTTACACTTCTCTGTTGAGGCATCAATGA
- a CDS encoding ribosomal protein S16, whose translation MPVRLRLARHGHKKQPIYHIVAINSKRPREGRPLETLGTYDPIPRLREGVQVPPSANVFGVLAEQEGLITKEKKIEWNVERIRYWLGVGAEPTRTVVKLLERGGVLTTPHKWQHQWSPTPTTSSILQQQIQTPSQPISQ comes from the exons ATGCCTGTCCGACTCCGTCTTGCTCGACACGGCCACAAGAAACAACCAATATATCATATAGTAGCCATAAATTCCAAACGACCTCGTGAGGGTAGACCTTTAGAAACTCTGGGGACGTATGATCCGATCCCACgattgagagaaggtgtACAAGTCCCACCTTCAGCAAATGTATTTGGAGTATTGGCGGAACAAGAAGGGTTAATCaccaaggagaagaaaatcGAATGGAATGTGGAAAGGATTAGGTATTGGTTGGGTGTCGGTGCAGAACCCACTAGGACTGTAGTGAAGCTACttgaaaga GGAGGCGTATTGACTACACCTCATAAATGGCAACATCAATGGTCACCCACTCCTACAACATCGTCGAtattacaacaacaaattcaaACTCCATCACAACCGATATCACAATAA